One Maridesulfovibrio bastinii DSM 16055 genomic region harbors:
- a CDS encoding HIT family protein translates to MEVLWAPWRMDYILGPKPDECVFCIPEHTDEDEERCILLRAEHCFVLLNKFPYNNGHLMVCPYRHVSSLTDLSEEESCEIMKCVTISCKILEETFNPQGINVGLNIGEAAGAGIAAHLHFQLVPRWSGDASFMAVFGETTVIPEHLSSTYKKLKPLFDRYGK, encoded by the coding sequence TGGAAGTACTCTGGGCTCCCTGGAGAATGGACTACATATTAGGCCCGAAGCCTGATGAATGTGTTTTCTGCATTCCTGAGCATACAGATGAAGATGAAGAACGCTGTATTCTGCTTCGAGCCGAACACTGTTTTGTGCTGCTGAATAAATTTCCGTATAATAACGGACATTTGATGGTCTGCCCTTACAGGCATGTCAGCAGCCTGACTGATTTATCGGAAGAAGAGTCTTGCGAAATTATGAAATGCGTTACCATAAGCTGCAAGATTTTAGAGGAAACGTTTAATCCTCAGGGAATTAATGTAGGACTCAATATCGGAGAAGCTGCGGGAGCGGGCATAGCCGCCCATCTTCACTTCCAGTTGGTTCCCCGGTGGAGCGGGGATGCCTCTTTTATGGCTGTATTCGGTGAAACTACTGTTATCCCGGAACATCTGTCCTCTACCTACAAAAAGCTTAAGCCGCTGTTTGACAGGTACGGTAAGTAA
- a CDS encoding LapA family protein, whose amino-acid sequence MRYLKVLALILLFFLSMVFFVQNTPELSKEVTLSLELVHYKFVSVPLPYYLLILVSFCIGAILCLIYFMADKLRLTGILRAYKTRMATLEQEVNSLRNLPLEEKNYPSSSDSEETAE is encoded by the coding sequence ATGCGTTACTTGAAAGTTTTGGCTCTGATTCTGCTTTTCTTCCTTTCAATGGTCTTTTTTGTACAGAACACACCCGAGTTATCAAAGGAAGTGACTCTTTCACTTGAGCTGGTTCATTATAAATTCGTCAGCGTACCGCTTCCTTACTATCTTTTGATTCTGGTTTCATTCTGTATAGGCGCAATTCTCTGCCTGATTTATTTCATGGCTGACAAACTGCGTCTTACAGGTATTTTGCGTGCTTATAAAACCAGAATGGCTACTCTTGAACAGGAAGTTAACTCACTGCGCAATCTTCCCCTTGAGGAAAAGAATTACCCCTCCTCCAGCGACAGCGAAGAAACTGCCGAATAA
- a CDS encoding tetratricopeptide repeat protein, whose protein sequence is MLSFFGLFKNKNLSASASRTSSGSFSLLKSEAGLADTRAAIDELSQVVKDNPEAVEIYLALGNLYRSQGEFDRAAQIRNSLIVRPGLDDTLKARTLYELGRDFMRGGFLDRAENAFDKAREIVGDSPEIIRELAGLAAGVREFEKAAQFYSTLRMPLQEAHYLARAAEDEFKESQSKGFRTVKKALKVASGSIEAWLLLLSELKKEANLKEFSKRFPEALNHVPLDLRFTLVEGLLTGAPSSCGHTAIETDLVTESDRAFYKVMLEALEATSEIDVTLCYYGARLLHLCGEEKEARLWLEKTLVLNQNFWLARLELFRHAKEEQTLTPFFSNQLDFFVNVACEVKRFTCSGCGLKGDRLFFVCPKCHSWYSITFRKELNQ, encoded by the coding sequence ATGTTGTCATTTTTCGGTCTGTTTAAAAATAAGAACCTGTCGGCGTCCGCATCACGGACGTCTTCAGGTTCTTTTTCTCTTTTGAAATCAGAAGCGGGACTGGCTGATACCCGTGCTGCCATTGATGAACTGTCTCAGGTTGTTAAAGATAACCCCGAGGCTGTTGAAATCTACCTTGCCCTTGGCAATCTTTACCGCTCACAGGGTGAATTTGACCGCGCTGCACAGATCAGAAACAGTCTTATAGTCCGTCCGGGACTGGACGATACTCTCAAAGCAAGAACACTGTATGAGCTTGGAAGAGATTTTATGCGTGGAGGCTTTCTGGACAGAGCTGAAAACGCATTTGACAAAGCCCGTGAAATTGTAGGAGATTCTCCTGAAATAATTCGTGAGCTTGCCGGACTCGCTGCCGGTGTACGCGAATTTGAAAAAGCGGCACAATTTTATTCCACTTTGCGTATGCCTCTTCAAGAGGCCCATTATCTGGCCCGCGCGGCTGAGGATGAATTTAAAGAATCCCAGAGCAAAGGCTTTAGAACCGTCAAAAAAGCTCTCAAGGTTGCAAGCGGTTCTATTGAAGCATGGTTGCTGTTGCTTTCAGAATTAAAAAAAGAAGCAAATCTTAAAGAATTTTCAAAAAGATTTCCCGAGGCTTTAAACCATGTGCCTCTGGATCTCAGGTTTACGCTTGTTGAAGGCCTTCTGACAGGAGCTCCTTCTTCATGCGGACATACGGCTATAGAAACAGATCTGGTAACCGAAAGTGACCGCGCTTTTTATAAAGTTATGCTGGAAGCTCTCGAAGCTACATCCGAGATAGATGTAACCCTTTGTTATTACGGAGCAAGACTCCTCCATCTTTGTGGAGAGGAGAAAGAGGCCCGCCTCTGGCTTGAAAAAACACTGGTTCTCAATCAGAATTTCTGGCTGGCCCGTCTTGAGCTTTTCCGCCATGCCAAAGAAGAACAGACTCTGACTCCATTTTTCAGCAATCAGCTTGACTTTTTTGTCAACGTTGCCTGCGAAGTTAAACGCTTCACCTGCTCGGGTTGCGGACTTAAAGGAGACAGGTTATTCTTCGTCTGTCCTAAATGCCATAGTTGGTATTCCATAACTTTCCGTAAAGAATTGAACCAGTAA